The Proteus vulgaris genome contains a region encoding:
- a CDS encoding subclass B1 metallo-beta-lactamase NDM-1, translating to MELPNIMHPVAKLSTALAAALMLSGCMPGEIRPTIGQQMETGDQRFGDLVFRQLAPNVWQHTSYLDMPGFGAVASNGLIVRDGGRVLVVDTAWTDDQTAQILNWIKQEINLPVALAVVTHAHQDKMGGMDALHAAGIATYANALSNQLAPQEGMVAAQHSLTFAANGWVEPATAPNFGPLKVFYPGPGHTSDNITVGIDGTDIAFGGCLIKDSKAKSLGNLGDADTEHYAASARAFGAAFPKASMIVMSHSAPDSRAAITHTARMADKLR from the coding sequence ATGGAATTGCCCAATATTATGCACCCGGTCGCGAAGCTGAGCACCGCATTAGCCGCTGCATTGATGCTGAGCGGGTGCATGCCCGGTGAAATCCGCCCGACGATTGGCCAGCAAATGGAAACTGGCGACCAACGGTTTGGCGATCTGGTTTTCCGCCAGCTCGCACCGAATGTCTGGCAGCACACTTCCTATCTCGACATGCCGGGTTTCGGGGCAGTCGCTTCCAACGGTTTGATCGTCAGGGATGGCGGCCGCGTGCTGGTGGTCGATACCGCCTGGACCGATGACCAGACCGCCCAGATCCTCAACTGGATCAAGCAGGAGATCAACCTGCCGGTCGCGCTGGCGGTGGTGACTCACGCGCATCAGGACAAGATGGGCGGTATGGACGCGCTGCATGCGGCGGGGATTGCGACTTATGCCAATGCGTTGTCGAACCAGCTTGCCCCGCAAGAGGGGATGGTTGCGGCGCAACACAGCCTGACTTTCGCCGCCAATGGCTGGGTCGAACCAGCAACCGCGCCCAACTTTGGCCCGCTCAAGGTATTTTACCCCGGCCCCGGCCACACCAGTGACAATATCACCGTTGGGATCGACGGCACCGACATCGCTTTTGGTGGCTGCCTGATCAAGGACAGCAAGGCCAAGTCGCTCGGCAATCTCGGTGATGCCGACACTGAGCACTACGCCGCGTCAGCGCGCGCGTTTGGTGCGGCGTTCCCCAAGGCCAGCATGATCGTGATGAGCCATTCCGCCCCCGATAGCCGCGCCGCAATCACTCATACGGCCCGCATGGCCGACAAGCTGCGCTGA
- the cutA gene encoding divalent-cation tolerance protein CutA gives MPVSALICFCTCPDADSAERIATALVAERLAACVNLLPGLRSVYRWQRKVEAAAEVLLLVKTSAEAYPALQERLRQLHPYELPELLAVEAASGLPEYLQWLAAESRPVN, from the coding sequence ATGCCGGTGAGCGCCCTGATCTGCTTCTGCACCTGTCCCGACGCCGACAGCGCCGAGCGCATCGCCACCGCGCTGGTGGCCGAGCGCCTGGCCGCCTGCGTCAACCTCCTGCCCGGCCTGCGTTCGGTCTATCGCTGGCAACGCAAGGTCGAGGCCGCGGCCGAGGTCCTGCTGCTGGTCAAGACCAGTGCCGAGGCCTACCCCGCCCTGCAGGAACGCCTGCGCCAACTGCATCCCTACGAACTCCCGGAGCTGCTCGCGGTCGAAGCCGCGTCCGGCCTGCCCGAATACCTGCAATGGCTGGCCGCCGAGAGCCGACCGGTAAACTGA
- a CDS encoding phosphoribosylanthranilate isomerase: MPAKIKICGISTPEALDATIAARADYAGLVFYPASPRAVTSNVAGALTSRAAGQIAMVGLFVDADDAVIADALVAAKLNALQLHGSESPERVAQLRARFGKPVWKALPVASASDVARAAAYAGAADLILFDAKTPKGALPGGMGLAFDWSLLAGYRGALPWGLAGGLNPTNVAEAIARTGAPLVDTSSGVESAPGVKDTDKITNFAFAVRLA, encoded by the coding sequence ATGCCCGCGAAAATCAAGATTTGCGGGATCAGCACACCCGAGGCGCTCGATGCGACCATCGCGGCGCGGGCGGACTATGCCGGGTTGGTGTTCTATCCAGCGTCGCCCCGTGCGGTTACGTCGAATGTCGCGGGCGCTTTGACATCGCGCGCAGCTGGCCAGATCGCCATGGTCGGTTTGTTCGTCGATGCGGATGATGCTGTCATCGCCGACGCACTGGTGGCAGCCAAGCTGAACGCGCTGCAGCTGCACGGTTCGGAATCGCCCGAACGCGTGGCCCAGTTGCGCGCGCGGTTTGGCAAGCCGGTGTGGAAGGCGCTGCCCGTCGCCAGCGCCAGCGATGTCGCACGCGCCGCAGCCTATGCCGGGGCGGCGGACTTGATCTTGTTCGACGCCAAGACCCCCAAAGGCGCGCTGCCCGGCGGCATGGGGTTGGCGTTCGACTGGTCGCTGCTGGCCGGATATCGCGGTGCCTTGCCGTGGGGGCTGGCAGGCGGGCTAAATCCGACGAATGTTGCCGAGGCGATTGCGCGCACCGGAGCGCCGCTGGTCGATACCTCCAGCGGCGTCGAAAGCGCGCCGGGCGTCAAGGATACCGACAAGATTACCAATTTCGCCTTTGCGGTGCGCTTGGCCTAA
- a CDS encoding IS6-like element IS26 family transposase yields MNPFKGRHFQRDIILWAVRWYCKYGISYRELQEMLAERGVNVDHSTIYRWVQRYAPEMEKRLRWYWRNPSDLCPWHMDETYVKVNGRWAYLYRAVDSRGRTVDFYLSSRRNSKAAYRFLGKILNNVKKWQIPRFINTDKAPAYGRALALLKREGRCPSDVEHRQIKYRNNVIECDHGKLKRIIGATLGFKSMKTAYATIKGIEVMRALRKGQASAFYYGDPLGEMRLVSRVFEM; encoded by the coding sequence ATGAACCCATTCAAAGGCCGGCATTTTCAGCGTGACATCATTCTGTGGGCCGTACGCTGGTACTGCAAATACGGCATCAGTTACCGTGAGCTGCAGGAGATGCTGGCTGAACGCGGAGTGAATGTCGATCACTCCACGATTTACCGCTGGGTTCAGCGTTATGCGCCTGAAATGGAAAAACGGCTGCGCTGGTACTGGCGTAACCCTTCCGATCTTTGCCCGTGGCACATGGATGAAACCTACGTGAAGGTCAATGGCCGCTGGGCGTATCTGTACCGGGCCGTCGACAGCCGGGGCCGCACTGTCGATTTTTATCTCTCCTCCCGTCGTAACAGCAAAGCTGCATACCGGTTTCTGGGTAAAATCCTCAACAACGTGAAGAAGTGGCAGATCCCGCGATTCATCAACACGGATAAAGCGCCCGCCTATGGTCGCGCGCTTGCTCTGCTCAAACGCGAAGGCCGGTGCCCGTCTGACGTTGAACACCGACAGATTAAGTACCGGAACAACGTGATTGAATGCGATCATGGCAAACTGAAACGGATAATCGGCGCCACGCTGGGATTTAAATCCATGAAGACGGCTTACGCCACCATCAAAGGTATTGAGGTGATGCGTGCACTACGCAAAGGCCAGGCCTCAGCATTTTATTATGGTGATCCCCTGGGCGAAATGCGCCTGGTAAGCAGAGTTTTTGAAATGTAA
- the ble gene encoding bleomycin binding protein Ble-MBL, translating to MADHVTPNLPSRDFDVTEAFYAKLGFATSWKDRGWMILQRGGLQLEFFPYPDLDPATSSFGCCLRLDDLDAMVALVNAAGAEEKSTGWPRFKAPQLEASGLRIGYLIDPDCTLVRLIQNPD from the coding sequence ATGGCTGACCACGTCACCCCCAATCTGCCATCGCGCGATTTCGATGTGACAGAGGCGTTTTATGCGAAGCTGGGCTTTGCGACGAGTTGGAAGGATCGCGGCTGGATGATCCTGCAGCGCGGCGGTTTGCAGCTCGAATTCTTCCCCTATCCTGACCTCGACCCAGCTACGAGCTCGTTCGGCTGTTGCCTGCGGTTGGATGATCTCGATGCCATGGTGGCATTGGTGAACGCGGCGGGAGCCGAGGAAAAAAGCACCGGCTGGCCGCGCTTCAAAGCTCCGCAACTGGAGGCGAGCGGCCTGAGGATCGGCTACCTGATCGATCCCGACTGCACGCTGGTGCGGCTGATCCAGAACCCCGACTGA